In Kitasatospora sp. NBC_00240, the following are encoded in one genomic region:
- a CDS encoding ABC transporter ATP-binding protein, producing MTTPPGRLYAEAVTLKYGDRAIATDLSIGVPDGSFTVIVGPNACGKSTLLRAFARLLKPAAGRVLLDGGQIGALPAKELARRLGLLPQSSTAPDGITVADLVARGRYPHQGLLRQWSREDDRVVAESMAATDVTGLADRFVDELSGGQRQRVWLAMAIAQQTPLLLLDEPTTFLDIAHQVEVLDLCARLHQEQRRTLVAVLHDLNQATRYATHLIAMRDGAVVAEGAPSEIVTAELVERVFDLPCQVIEDPQTGTPLVVPMAPRHRAAVR from the coding sequence GTGACCACGCCCCCGGGCCGGTTGTACGCCGAGGCCGTCACCCTCAAATACGGCGACCGGGCCATCGCCACCGATCTGTCCATCGGCGTGCCGGACGGCTCGTTCACCGTCATCGTCGGGCCCAACGCGTGCGGCAAGTCGACCCTGCTGCGGGCCTTCGCCCGGCTGCTGAAGCCCGCCGCCGGGCGGGTGCTGCTGGACGGCGGGCAGATCGGCGCGCTGCCCGCGAAGGAACTCGCCCGCCGGCTGGGCCTGCTGCCGCAGAGCTCCACCGCGCCGGACGGGATCACCGTGGCCGACCTGGTCGCCCGCGGCCGCTACCCCCACCAGGGGCTGCTGCGGCAGTGGTCGCGCGAGGACGACCGGGTGGTCGCCGAGTCGATGGCGGCCACCGACGTGACCGGCCTGGCCGACCGCTTCGTCGACGAGCTCTCCGGCGGCCAGCGCCAGCGCGTCTGGCTGGCCATGGCGATCGCCCAGCAGACCCCGCTGCTGCTGCTGGACGAGCCGACCACCTTCCTGGACATCGCCCACCAGGTCGAGGTGCTCGACCTGTGCGCCCGACTGCACCAGGAGCAGCGGCGCACCCTGGTCGCCGTGCTGCACGACCTCAACCAGGCCACCCGCTACGCGACGCACCTGATCGCCATGCGGGACGGCGCCGTGGTCGCCGAGGGCGCGCCGTCCGAGATCGTCACCGCCGAGCTGGTCGAGCGGGTCTTCGACCTGCCCTGCCAGGTGATCGAGGACCCGCAGACCGGCACCCCGCTGGTGGTGCCGATGGCACCCAGGCACCGGGCCGCCGTCCGGTGA